One Desulfatitalea tepidiphila genomic region harbors:
- a CDS encoding Ni/Fe hydrogenase subunit alpha: MSRTITIQPLTRIEGHASIGITLDDSGNVADAKLSYMSLRGFEKFVEGMPAEEVPRVVSRICGICPWMHHLASNKAVDACYGVTPSPTGRKLRELMQAIAHAEDKLLHFFFLAAADFVIGPSADYAVRNVIGIAKANPELATRVVKTRQLAKMILDKFSRKAIHPVAGVTGGFAKPILEEERKDMLAKMQEVLDFALFTIEFAKKGVFPQYMDAIQSLGVITTGFIGTVDDAGALNLYDGKLRIMKPDGSYTDFAAADYADYIAEHVEPNSYGKYPYARFWNEGFSMDLEQPRGVYRSNTLARINVCDHIATPRAQAELEEFRSLFGRPAQATLLYHYARLIEEVYACERAIEILQDPEITDPNVRAEVTPKGGRGVGCVEAPRGTLIHDYTTDENGLMVKANMIVGTTHNLGPMNMSVNQAARSLIKNGHVDEGILNQIEMAVRAYDP, from the coding sequence ATGTCCCGAACCATAACGATCCAACCCCTCACCCGCATCGAAGGGCATGCCAGTATCGGCATCACCCTGGATGACAGCGGCAACGTGGCCGACGCCAAGCTCAGCTACATGTCGCTGCGCGGGTTCGAAAAATTCGTCGAAGGCATGCCGGCCGAAGAGGTGCCGCGCGTGGTCAGCCGAATCTGCGGCATCTGTCCCTGGATGCATCACCTGGCCTCCAACAAGGCGGTGGATGCCTGCTACGGTGTCACCCCCAGCCCCACAGGCCGCAAACTGCGCGAACTGATGCAAGCCATCGCCCATGCGGAAGACAAACTGCTGCACTTTTTCTTCCTGGCGGCCGCCGATTTCGTCATCGGGCCATCGGCCGATTATGCCGTGCGCAACGTCATCGGCATCGCCAAGGCCAACCCCGAACTGGCCACACGGGTCGTCAAAACCCGGCAACTCGCCAAGATGATCCTGGACAAGTTCTCGCGCAAGGCCATCCATCCGGTGGCCGGCGTCACCGGCGGATTCGCCAAGCCGATCCTCGAAGAAGAGCGCAAGGACATGCTGGCCAAGATGCAGGAGGTGCTCGACTTCGCCCTGTTCACCATCGAGTTCGCCAAAAAGGGCGTCTTTCCGCAATACATGGACGCAATCCAGAGCCTGGGCGTGATCACCACCGGTTTCATCGGCACGGTGGACGACGCGGGCGCTTTGAATCTGTACGACGGAAAACTGCGCATCATGAAACCCGACGGCAGTTACACCGATTTTGCGGCCGCCGATTACGCCGACTACATCGCCGAGCATGTGGAGCCCAACTCCTACGGCAAATACCCCTATGCCCGCTTCTGGAACGAAGGCTTCTCCATGGACCTGGAGCAACCCAGGGGCGTCTACCGCTCCAATACCCTGGCGCGCATCAACGTGTGCGACCATATCGCCACGCCCCGCGCCCAGGCCGAGCTCGAGGAGTTCCGCAGCCTGTTCGGCCGGCCGGCCCAGGCCACCCTGCTGTACCACTACGCCCGCCTCATCGAGGAGGTCTATGCCTGCGAACGCGCCATCGAGATCCTGCAGGACCCCGAGATCACCGATCCCAACGTGCGCGCCGAGGTGACTCCCAAGGGCGGCCGCGGCGTGGGGTGCGTCGAGGCGCCGCGCGGCACCCTGATTCACGATTACACCACCGACGAAAACGGGCTCATGGTGAAGGCCAACATGATCGTGGGCACCACCCACAACCTGGGCCCCATGAACATGAGCGTCAACCAAGCGGCCCGATCCCTGATCAAGAACGGCCACGTGGACGAAGGCATCCTCAACCAGATCGAAATGGCGGTGCGCGCCTACGACCCTTGA
- a CDS encoding methyl viologen-reducing hydrogenase: MKVKVASEWLNSCSGCEISIIDMGERLLDVLEVAEFVHLPALMDHKYFGQMGDGRHIEIPQADVGIISGGLRNTEHVEVAEAMRKSCGTIIALGTCATHGGIPALANAHTKEQILDRYYHTETTEAPDAYPSEGLPPLLESCLAVDERIKVDIYLPGCPPHPDHVFSALVALVEGRTPVLPGKSVCDTCPTRREGKGQLKKLRRFLQAPHYGGSDEPLDQMRCLLEQGILCMGPVTRAGCGGESGIPRCISARVPCRGCYGPVQHNGNQRLDMLNALASNGIDIGSLPESFSMLRFSGAHGLLKSRKV, encoded by the coding sequence ATGAAGGTAAAAGTCGCAAGCGAATGGCTCAATTCCTGTTCGGGATGCGAGATTTCCATCATCGACATGGGCGAACGGCTGCTCGACGTATTGGAAGTGGCCGAATTCGTCCATCTGCCAGCCCTGATGGATCACAAGTACTTCGGACAAATGGGAGACGGACGGCACATCGAAATTCCCCAAGCCGATGTGGGCATCATCAGCGGCGGTCTGCGCAACACCGAACATGTGGAAGTGGCCGAGGCCATGCGCAAGAGCTGCGGCACCATCATCGCTTTAGGCACCTGCGCCACCCACGGCGGCATACCCGCACTGGCCAACGCGCATACCAAGGAGCAGATCCTGGATCGCTACTACCACACGGAAACGACCGAGGCGCCCGATGCCTATCCCAGCGAAGGGTTGCCGCCCCTGCTCGAAAGCTGCCTGGCCGTGGACGAAAGAATCAAGGTGGACATCTACCTGCCCGGATGCCCGCCCCACCCGGACCACGTCTTCTCGGCCCTGGTGGCCCTGGTCGAGGGCCGGACGCCGGTGCTGCCCGGAAAGAGCGTCTGCGACACCTGCCCCACCCGCCGGGAGGGCAAGGGCCAGCTCAAGAAGCTGCGGCGCTTTCTCCAAGCCCCTCACTATGGGGGGTCGGATGAACCGCTGGATCAAATGCGCTGCCTGCTCGAGCAGGGCATTCTCTGCATGGGACCGGTGACCCGCGCCGGTTGCGGCGGCGAGAGCGGTATACCGCGCTGCATATCGGCGCGAGTGCCCTGCCGCGGCTGCTACGGCCCGGTGCAGCACAACGGCAACCAACGGCTCGACATGCTCAACGCCCTGGCCTCCAACGGCATCGACATCGGTTCGCTGCCGGAAAGTTTCTCCATGCTGCGCTTTTCCGGGGCACATGGGTTGTTGAAGTCGAGGAAAGTTTAA